A window of Salvelinus alpinus chromosome 31, SLU_Salpinus.1, whole genome shotgun sequence contains these coding sequences:
- the LOC139561450 gene encoding uncharacterized protein isoform X3, with protein sequence MPVTELPQVDVLVGLQSSGSLATGELLLHYLKISAPLVEVLVSAVFGKSSLAAEVLLCWWSGKLSYTGKPSCTPVWSARKWDVSLELGKTRPSLFNPVTVLMYK encoded by the exons TTGATGTCCTGGTGGGTCTGCAGTCTTCAGGaag CCTGGCCACTGGAGAACTGTTGCTGCACTACCTCAAG ATTTCTGCCCCCCTGGTTGAGGTCCTAGTGTCTGCAGTGTTTGGAAAG AGCTCGTTGGCTGCTGAAGTGTTGCTGTGCTGGTGGAGCGGGAAG CTCTCCTACACCGGGAAGCCCTCTTGCACTCCTGTTTGGTCAGCAAGGAAGTGGGACGTCTCGTTGGAACTGGGGAAAACCAGGCCAAGTCTATTCAACCCTGTGACTGTTTTGATGTATAAATAA
- the LOC139561450 gene encoding uncharacterized protein isoform X5, whose protein sequence is MSWWVCSLQEGPNCSSLATGELLLHYLKISAPLVEVLVSAVFGKSSLAAEVLLCWWSGKLSYTGKPSCTPVWSARKWDVSLELGKTRPSLFNPVTVLMYK, encoded by the exons ATGTCCTGGTGGGTCTGCAGTCTTCAGGaag GTCCTAACTGTTCCAGCCTGGCCACTGGAGAACTGTTGCTGCACTACCTCAAG ATTTCTGCCCCCCTGGTTGAGGTCCTAGTGTCTGCAGTGTTTGGAAAG AGCTCGTTGGCTGCTGAAGTGTTGCTGTGCTGGTGGAGCGGGAAG CTCTCCTACACCGGGAAGCCCTCTTGCACTCCTGTTTGGTCAGCAAGGAAGTGGGACGTCTCGTTGGAACTGGGGAAAACCAGGCCAAGTCTATTCAACCCTGTGACTGTTTTGATGTATAAATAA
- the LOC139561450 gene encoding uncharacterized protein isoform X7, giving the protein MPVTELPQGPNCSSLATGELLLHYLKISAPLVEVLVSAVFGKSSLAAEVLLCWWSGKLSYTGKPSCTPVWSARKWDVSLELGKTRPSLFNPVTVLMYK; this is encoded by the exons GTCCTAACTGTTCCAGCCTGGCCACTGGAGAACTGTTGCTGCACTACCTCAAG ATTTCTGCCCCCCTGGTTGAGGTCCTAGTGTCTGCAGTGTTTGGAAAG AGCTCGTTGGCTGCTGAAGTGTTGCTGTGCTGGTGGAGCGGGAAG CTCTCCTACACCGGGAAGCCCTCTTGCACTCCTGTTTGGTCAGCAAGGAAGTGGGACGTCTCGTTGGAACTGGGGAAAACCAGGCCAAGTCTATTCAACCCTGTGACTGTTTTGATGTATAAATAA
- the LOC139561450 gene encoding uncharacterized protein isoform X2 — MPVTELPQALGQVNWNAALRTSELECSPRTSKLECSPRTSELECSPRTSELECSPRTSELECSPRTSKLECSPRTSELECSPRTSELECSPRTSKLECSPRTSKLECSPRTSELECIPRTSELECSPRTSELECIPRTSELECSPRTSELECIPRTSELECIPRTSELECSPRTSELECSPRTSELECSPRTSELECSPRTSELECSPRTSELECSPRTSELEQSFVVIWTSELECIPRTSELECSPRTSELECIPRTSELECIPRTSELECSPRTSELECIPRTSELECIPRTSELECSPRTSELECSPRTSELECSPRTSELECSPRTSELECSPRTSELEQSFVVIW, encoded by the exons ccctaggacaagtgaactggaatgcagcccttaggacaagtgaactggaatgcagccctaggacaagtaaactggagtgcagccctaggacaagtgaactggagtgcagccctaggacaagtgaactggaatgcagccctaggacaagtgaactggaatgcagccctaggacaagtaaactggagtgcagccctaggacaagtgaactggaatgcagccctaggacaagtgaactggaatgcagccctaggacaagtaaactggagtgcagccctaggacaagtaaactggagtgcagccctaggacaagtgaactggaatgcatccctaggacaagtgaactggagtgcagccctaggacaagtgaactggaatgcatccctaggacaagtgaactggagtgcagccctaggacaagtgaactggaatgcatccctaggacaagtgaactggaatgcatccctaggacaagtgaactggaatgcagccctaggacaagtgaactggaatgcagccctaggacaagtgaactggaatgcagccctaggacaagtgaactggaatgcagccctaggacaagtgaactggaatgcagccctaggacaagtgaactggaatgcagccctaggacaagtgaactggaacaaAGTTTCGTTGTTATCTG gacaagtgaactggaatgcatccctaggacaagtgaactggagtgcagccctaggacaagtgaactggaatgcatccctaggacaagtgaactggaatgcatCCCTAGGACAAGTGagctggaatgcagccctaggacaagtgaactggaatgcatccctaggacaagtgaactggaatgcatccctaggacaagtgaactggaatgcagccctaggacaagtgaactggaatgcagccctaggacaagtgaactggaatgcagccctaggacaagtgaactggaatgcagccctaggacaagtgaactggaatgcagccctaggacaagtgaactggaacaaAGTTTCGTTGTTATCTGGTAA
- the LOC139561450 gene encoding coagulation factor V-like isoform X1 → MQPLGQVNWNAALGQVNWSAALGQVNWSAALGQVNWNAALGQVNWNAALGQVNWSAALGQVNWNAALGQVNWNAALGQVNWSAALGQVNWSAALGQVNWNASLGQVNWSAALGQVNWNASLGQVNWSAALGQVNWNASLGQVNWNASLGQVNWNAALGQVNWNAALGQVNWNAALGQVNWNAALGQVNWNAALGQVNWNAALGQVNWNKVSLLSGQVNWNASLGQVNWSAALGQVNWNASLGQVNWNASLGQVSWNAALGQVNWNASLGQVNWNASLGQVNWNAALGQVNWNAALGQVNWNAALGQVNWNAALGQVNWNAALGQVNWNKVSLLSGKYCISNKVKEVSYKLIHRIYPVKTFIIHRFKIAIDNKCVFCDCDPETPDHLFWDCSYVRRFWS, encoded by the exons atgcagcccttaggacaagtgaactggaatgcagccctaggacaagtaaactggagtgcagccctaggacaagtgaactggagtgcagccctaggacaagtgaactggaatgcagccctaggacaagtgaactggaatgcagccctaggacaagtaaactggagtgcagccctaggacaagtgaactggaatgcagccctaggacaagtgaactggaatgcagccctaggacaagtaaactggagtgcagccctaggacaagtaaactggagtgcagccctaggacaagtgaactggaatgcatccctaggacaagtgaactggagtgcagccctaggacaagtgaactggaatgcatccctaggacaagtgaactggagtgcagccctaggacaagtgaactggaatgcatccctaggacaagtgaactggaatgcatccctaggacaagtgaactggaatgcagccctaggacaagtgaactggaatgcagccctaggacaagtgaactggaatgcagccctaggacaagtgaactggaatgcagccctaggacaagtgaactggaatgcagccctaggacaagtgaactggaatgcagccctaggacaagtgaactggaacaaAGTTTCGTTGTTATCTG gacaagtgaactggaatgcatccctaggacaagtgaactggagtgcagccctaggacaagtgaactggaatgcatccctaggacaagtgaactggaatgcatCCCTAGGACAAGTGagctggaatgcagccctaggacaagtgaactggaatgcatccctaggacaagtgaactggaatgcatccctaggacaagtgaactggaatgcagccctaggacaagtgaactggaatgcagccctaggacaagtgaactggaatgcagccctaggacaagtgaactggaatgcagccctaggacaagtgaactggaatgcagccctaggacaagtgaactggaacaaAGTTTCGTTGTTATCTGGTAAATATTGTATATCTAATAAGGTGAAAGAAGTATCATACAAACTCATTCATAGAATCTACCCCGTAAAGACCTTTATTATACACAGATTTAAAATAGCTattgataacaaatgtgtattttgtgaTTGTGACCCAGAGACTCctgaccatttattttgggactgctcttatgtcagaagattttggagttag